Below is a genomic region from Persicimonas caeni.
CCGGGCAATTCGAAAAGCTCGCGCCGGGGCCGTTCGGCAAGACGGCGACGAGCCTGGGCGTGTTGGAAGGCGTCGTGGCCGCCTGTGACCTGGGCCTGGCGGCCGCCGAGGCCTTGCGCGGCGTCATCCTCGACGAGGCCGCCAGCGGCGCCTCGTTCGCCGTGCCCGAGCTCACCCGTCAGCAACGCCAGCTCGTGGCGGCTTTCCAGGTCGCCGTGACCGCCGACTCGGTCGAGCGTCATATCGCGGAGTGGGTTCACGAGCCGGCGGTCGAGGGCTCGCTCGAGATGGACGGGCTCAGCGATCTGTTGGCGCACGACGGCCCGCCGGTCGAGCTTCTGGGGCGTGTGCTTCGCATCGCCGCGGCCTACGTGCAGATGAAGGCGCCGGCGCGCACCTCCGACGAGGACGACGCTCCCGAGCCCGACCACGCCGTGGCCGCCACGCTCGCCGCGTTCTTCGAGTTGCTTCGCCGCGCCACGATCACCTACCTCAAGAGCAGCTCGCTCAAGCCCTTGCTCAGCGCGCTCGAGGCGCGCGAGGTGCGCGTCGCCGGCTACCCGTACGACGGGCTGGAAATCGCCGAGCGCATCGAGGTCGAGACGGGCCTGCTACCCGTGTCGCCGAGCGATATCGTCGGCAACGACGAGTACGTCGAGGCCGGCCTCAAACTCGCCCGCGCGGTCGCCGGATACGACTTCGAGGCGGGCAAAAACCCCAAAAAGATCAACCCGGTGCTCTTCGGGCTGGGCCGCCCCGGCTCGGGCAAGACGATCACGGCGCACGCGGTCGGAAACTACTTTCTGAACTACTGCCGCGAGCGCGACGTTCCCGCCCAATTTCGCGTCATCCAGCGCACCGAGTGGGCGTCTAGCTACCAGAACGCCTCGGCGCAGAACCTCGTGCGCATCTTCCGCGAGGAGGTCTACGGCTTCGACGGCGTCAGCGGGGTGTACTGGCCCGACATCGACACCGCGTTTGCCTCGCGCAGCGCCCAGGGCCTGCGCATGGAGGAGAAGCAAAACCTGGGCGCCGTCTTCGGCGTCTTCGACGGCACGCTCCTGCCCAAAGACGGCAAGTGGTTCCTCATCTGCGACGCCAACACCCTGCACATGGACGAGGCGACGATCAGCCGCATCGCCCAGAACCCGATGTCGGTCGACGGGCCCACCAAACCCGCCCAATACGCCAAGATGATGCGCGAGTTGATGCTCGACGACGTCGCCCGCTTCGTCCCCGGCGACGACCTGACCTGGCAGAAGGTCGGCAAGCTATGCGTCGAGCACGACCTGTCGGGCCGCAACGTCGAGTCGATCTGCAACAATATCCGCAGCCACATCCAAGACTTCGAGTACCCCGACGAGTACTTCCAGGCCGACGGCGCCCGCCGCAAAGAGATCATCGACGACCTGTGCAAGCCGGTCTCGTCCGCCCAGGTCCTCGAGTACGTCGAAGACTTCGTCGAGTTTCGCCAGGAGGCCGAGGACGAGGCCGAAGAGGAGAAGTTCAAACGCGAGGTCGAGTCGATCGTGCGCCAACTCAACGCCAGCCGCGCTGCGGCCGCGTTGACGGGCGAGGAAGGGTGAGAAGAACAAGCCGAGCCCGAAGGGCGGAGCGATATTTTTTGATAGCCCCCTGCGAAGCGAAGCGGAGCTGGGGGATGGTGTGAGGAAGGGCGGAGCGATATTTTTTGATAGCCCCCTGCGAAGCGAAGCGGAGCTGGGGGATCTGATCGAGTGAGGGGAGATGCAGCACTTACGACCGGCTCTAGTGATTCTCGCCGCGACCGCGCTCTGCGTGTCGTGCACCTCGGAGGACGAGTACACGCTCTCCTCACGTCTGTCTGTGTGGACCCACCCGACCCAGGTGGCTGCCGGGGCGGCGTTTCGCACGTCCGTTCGCGTCCCGGCGGGACCGACGAATCTCGATGACGAGGCGTTCGAGGTGCGCCGGGTGTCGGCGTCGCCGTCGCATGTCGCGCGCTTCGAGGGGGCGTTGCCCCAGGGGCGAGACGTCTCGCATGGGGTGGTGGTACGCACCTTCGAGGCGGGGACGGCGACCGTGGACGTGGCCGTCGAGACCGCCGAGGGCGAGCGGCTGCGCAACGTCTTCGACGTGCAGGTCGTGGAGGTCGCGGACGCGGTGTTCGACGATCCCTGCGCGGTCGACGGCAACCCGGCGCCGACGCGGATCTTGGATGCGAGCGCGCCCATCGAGCTCGACTTTCAGGCACGCGACGCCTCCGGGCGCATCGTCGGGGGCTTGGGCGGTGCCTTCTTTTCGATCACCCAGGACGACGAGCCCGTACGCAGCGAAGTTGACCTGGGCTTCGGTTCGATCCGGCTGTACCCCGAGCAGGCCGGCCAGATTGAGGTGCGCGCCGAGCGCTTCGGCGTCGATCATCGCGTCGGTCTGGTCGAGCCGGGCGACGTCGATCGCATCGAGGTCGTCCAGCGCGGCGGGCTCGAGGGAACATTCGTCCTCGCGCCGCAACTCTACGCGGGCGATGCGTTGACGTGTCGACAGGGCGACACCCATACGATTTCGGCCACGATCACCACCCCGCAGGTATGTCAGTTCTGGGTGGCGGAGGAGGGCGAGGCACGTTTCGAGCGCGAGGCCCACGACGCGTTCGACATCTGGGCGATCGGCTCGGGCGAGTGCTCGGTGACCTTCGAGTTTGCGCCTGGCGCCGGCGGCAGCGGCGTACGCCAATCCTTCACCGTCGACCTTGCCGGCGAATAACGCGAATTTTGGGGAGCAGAGCATGACACAGATTTCCTTTCGCATCGGGCTTGTCGCGGCGTTCGCCGCCTGTCTGGCCAGCGCCTGTTTGGGCGACGAATACGAGGAGTCCGAGGACATCTCGGTCGACGTCGACCACCCGCGCATCGCCGTGGGCGCGTCGGGCCACCTGATTCTCGAGGTGCGCGCCGATGAGTTTTTGCAGACGCCGCACGCCGCCAACATCGACTCCATCGACGTCTCCGGACCCGGCAAGATCGCCATCGACCGGAGCAGCGGCCAGGAGAGCTGGCTCGACTTCGAGGCCCTCGAGCCGGGTCCGGTCGAGGTGCGCGTGAGCATCTCGCAAAATATCGACAGGATGTTCGGCACGGACACGCGCTATATCTACGACACGGTCGAATTCGAGGTCGTCGAGCCCGGCGAGGTCACCGTCACCGACCCGTGCGTGGTCGACGGGGCTACGCGACCGCGTCTGTTCCGAGCCGACCAAGCCTTCTTTCTCGACCTCGAGGTCGCCGACCCCTCCGGGCGGCCTTGGGGCGGGCGAGACGCCCACAACGCATGGGTTCGCGATGCGACCGGCACGGTCGTTCCGGCGATCCTGCGAGCGCGCGACGGCCGCGGCGCGCTCACCGTGTATTTGGGCCGGCTCACCCCAGGCGCGCTCACCATCGGCTCGGAGCACTACGGCTTCGAAGTCGACACCGTGGTGCACAGCCGCGGCGAAGTCGACCGCCTCGAGGTCGAGGAGGTCACGTCGCTCACCGGCAACTTCTACGACGTCTCGTTCAACTTCTTCATGGGGGAGACGCCGCTTTGCGAAGAAGATCTCTTCGCCGGGGTGACCGGGCGCACGCTCACCCCGGAGGTGTGTGTGTTCAGCGGCATCGGCACCGACACCCATCTCGAGCAGAGCTCGTCATATCCCTTCGAGCTGTACCGCAAAGAGGACGGCCTGTGTCGCCTCGAGTTGCTCGCACCGTGGGCCAACGAGGGCGAGGGGCTCGAGGAGATCGTCGAATTCGAAGTTCGAGCACGCTAAGCGCACTATTTGTTCGGAGCGAGAGCATCTTGAGGCCGTCGCAAAAGGTCGCCGTCGTTTGGAGGCAGCGCTTCCAGCGCTGGTTGCAGGAGCGTGCGGCCTTGCTCCCAGGGCAAGATGCCCTGCCTCCAAAGGCTTTTGCGACAGCCTCATCTTGCCCTCGTGCATCGTAGAACACACGTCGTAGCCTACGACGAGGCTTCTGCCAGGCTCGAACACGCGTCGTAGCGCTCGGCGAAGCCCGCATGCACCGTAGAGCGGACACCGCAGGCTACAAGACACGTTCTACGCCCGCAGCTCGGCCACCGTAGCCTACGACACGCGTTCTACGCCCACAGGTCGGCCACCGCAGCCTACGACACGCGTTCTACGCCCGCAGGTCGGCCGTCGTAGCAGACGATACGCCTTCGAGCCCCACGCGAGGCTGGACCAAGCGCCGCGGCCCACTTATCCTGCCCCGAGAACCAAGACCCAAGC
It encodes:
- a CDS encoding ATP-binding protein, which gives rise to MSELQNISVSLPKGGFDRAGVTAAVKKSGLPGQFEKLAPGPFGKTATSLGVLEGVVAACDLGLAAAEALRGVILDEAASGASFAVPELTRQQRQLVAAFQVAVTADSVERHIAEWVHEPAVEGSLEMDGLSDLLAHDGPPVELLGRVLRIAAAYVQMKAPARTSDEDDAPEPDHAVAATLAAFFELLRRATITYLKSSSLKPLLSALEAREVRVAGYPYDGLEIAERIEVETGLLPVSPSDIVGNDEYVEAGLKLARAVAGYDFEAGKNPKKINPVLFGLGRPGSGKTITAHAVGNYFLNYCRERDVPAQFRVIQRTEWASSYQNASAQNLVRIFREEVYGFDGVSGVYWPDIDTAFASRSAQGLRMEEKQNLGAVFGVFDGTLLPKDGKWFLICDANTLHMDEATISRIAQNPMSVDGPTKPAQYAKMMRELMLDDVARFVPGDDLTWQKVGKLCVEHDLSGRNVESICNNIRSHIQDFEYPDEYFQADGARRKEIIDDLCKPVSSAQVLEYVEDFVEFRQEAEDEAEEEKFKREVESIVRQLNASRAAAALTGEEG